A genomic window from Erythrobacter sp. BLCC-B19 includes:
- a CDS encoding DUF2059 domain-containing protein, protein MKSLRLMLAAGSALSLLAAPATLAAQDETVPMIEAEPATDDGEQLSDDEQAMAALAGMMGGMAKAEPLTAEQQARLPAAEKLIDRIMPKGAMAELTSGMFDGLGGLGGLGDMPSGPKPALARALSLSPFDVEPLSDEQAAEALALLDPAWQEREAATKAMIPELLGEVMDVMEPPMRRAMAELYAIRFSETELAAIDTFFTTEAGSKYARESLSMASDPRLMAASMEAMPALFSMIGQMESRITERTANLPAARSFSDLSKADKAKVAKLTGMSVEEIESSIVSTSPVMAPEPPQID, encoded by the coding sequence ATGAAATCCCTGCGCCTGATGCTTGCCGCCGGTTCGGCTCTGTCGCTGCTGGCGGCCCCTGCCACCCTTGCGGCGCAGGACGAAACCGTGCCGATGATCGAAGCCGAACCTGCAACCGATGACGGCGAGCAGCTTTCGGACGACGAGCAGGCAATGGCCGCGCTCGCCGGGATGATGGGCGGGATGGCGAAGGCCGAACCGCTCACCGCCGAACAGCAGGCACGCCTTCCTGCTGCCGAAAAGCTGATCGACCGGATCATGCCCAAGGGCGCGATGGCCGAGCTGACCAGCGGGATGTTCGACGGGCTGGGCGGACTTGGCGGGCTGGGGGATATGCCCTCCGGCCCCAAGCCTGCGCTCGCCCGCGCCTTGTCGCTGTCGCCGTTCGATGTGGAGCCGCTCTCCGATGAACAGGCAGCCGAGGCGCTCGCCCTGCTCGATCCGGCGTGGCAGGAGCGTGAGGCTGCCACCAAGGCGATGATCCCCGAACTGCTGGGCGAGGTCATGGACGTGATGGAGCCGCCGATGCGCCGCGCCATGGCCGAGCTTTACGCGATCCGCTTCTCCGAGACCGAACTTGCCGCGATCGACACCTTCTTCACGACCGAAGCGGGAAGCAAGTATGCGCGCGAATCCCTCTCGATGGCGAGCGACCCGCGCCTGATGGCCGCCAGCATGGAGGCCATGCCCGCGCTGTTTTCAATGATCGGCCAGATGGAATCGCGCATCACCGAGCGCACCGCGAACCTGCCCGCGGCGCGCAGCTTTTCTGATCTGAGCAAGGCCGACAAGGCCAAGGTCGCAAAGCTGACCGGCATGAGCGTCGAGGAGATCGAGAGCAGTATCGTCTCGACCTCCCCGGTGATGGCGCCCGAGCCGCCGCAAATCGACTGA
- a CDS encoding Hsp70 family protein, giving the protein MLVGIDLGTTNSAVAVWKDGAPQLVPNALGKELTPSAVSLAKGGQSWVGEAALDRMATHPADTVTSFKRMMGTASTVTLAGTTLSPEDLSAMVLRSLADDVEAAMGERPTAAVITVPAYFNERQRRATRRAGEIAGLEVKRLINEPTAAALAFGLADRGDREPFLVFDLGGGTFDVSIVEMFEGIVEVRASAGDNRLGGDDFDEALVKLVEPLLDNPGALDRIPADRRRALLNLAAERTRRALTTSEAADFNVVADGTPVTARVTTEAFEEAAAGLVKRLRDPVIRALRDCHIDVKSLSDIVLVGGATRMPVVRKALTRMFGRFPNSTVHPDHAVALGAAIQAGLLSGGDGLEEIRITDVAPFTLGVNTATRDAHGRFHDDIFAPIIERNTPVPVSRIERFFTLGDNQRKVLFAIYQGEARDVKKNVKLGELEVPVPPRPAGEVGVDVRFTYDTSGLLEVDVEVPVTGLKRNLVIVDEDDRRSQKDIEARRKALDKLKVHPRDEAENVAMLARAERAYEGFTGPVRDYIGQALTEFQGALDKQDPRIIADARDALGGLLDQIEANPPL; this is encoded by the coding sequence ATGCTCGTAGGGATTGATCTTGGCACCACCAACAGCGCGGTCGCGGTGTGGAAGGATGGTGCGCCGCAGCTGGTGCCCAATGCGCTGGGCAAGGAGCTCACCCCCTCGGCGGTCAGCCTTGCCAAGGGCGGGCAGAGCTGGGTGGGAGAAGCCGCGCTAGACCGCATGGCGACCCATCCGGCGGACACCGTCACCAGCTTCAAGCGGATGATGGGCACCGCCTCCACCGTCACGCTGGCGGGGACGACCCTCAGCCCCGAAGACCTCTCGGCGATGGTGCTGCGCTCGCTGGCCGACGATGTCGAAGCGGCGATGGGCGAGCGGCCCACAGCGGCAGTCATCACTGTCCCTGCCTATTTCAACGAACGCCAGCGCCGCGCCACCCGCCGCGCGGGCGAGATCGCCGGGCTTGAGGTCAAGCGCCTCATCAATGAACCCACGGCCGCCGCGCTCGCCTTCGGCCTTGCCGACCGGGGTGACCGCGAGCCGTTTCTGGTGTTCGACCTTGGCGGGGGCACCTTCGACGTCTCGATTGTCGAGATGTTCGAAGGCATCGTCGAAGTGCGCGCCTCGGCGGGGGACAACCGGCTGGGCGGCGATGATTTCGACGAGGCGCTGGTGAAGCTGGTCGAGCCGCTGCTCGACAACCCCGGCGCTCTGGATCGCATCCCGGCAGACCGCCGCCGCGCGCTGCTCAACCTCGCCGCCGAACGCACGCGGCGCGCGCTCACCACCTCCGAAGCCGCCGACTTCAACGTGGTTGCCGATGGCACGCCGGTCACCGCAAGGGTCACCACCGAAGCCTTCGAGGAGGCCGCCGCCGGCCTCGTCAAGCGCCTGCGCGATCCGGTGATCCGCGCGCTGCGGGACTGCCATATCGATGTGAAGAGCCTGTCGGACATCGTGCTGGTCGGCGGGGCGACGCGGATGCCGGTGGTGAGGAAGGCGCTGACCCGGATGTTCGGGCGCTTCCCCAATTCCACCGTCCACCCCGATCATGCCGTCGCGCTGGGCGCGGCCATTCAGGCGGGGCTCTTGTCGGGCGGGGATGGGCTGGAGGAAATCCGCATCACCGACGTTGCGCCCTTCACGCTCGGGGTCAACACCGCCACCCGCGATGCGCATGGCCGGTTTCACGACGACATCTTCGCCCCGATCATCGAGCGCAACACCCCCGTGCCGGTGAGCCGGATCGAGCGGTTCTTCACGCTCGGCGACAACCAGCGCAAGGTGCTGTTCGCGATCTATCAGGGCGAAGCGCGTGACGTGAAGAAGAACGTCAAGCTGGGCGAACTTGAGGTTCCCGTCCCCCCGCGCCCGGCAGGCGAGGTGGGGGTCGATGTGCGCTTCACCTATGATACCAGCGGGCTGCTGGAGGTGGATGTCGAGGTGCCCGTGACCGGGCTCAAGCGCAATCTGGTGATCGTCGACGAGGATGACCGCCGCAGCCAGAAGGACATCGAGGCGCGGCGCAAGGCGCTGGACAAGCTGAAGGTGCATCCGCGCGATGAAGCGGAGAATGTCGCCATGCTGGCGCGCGCCGAACGCGCCTATGAAGGCTTCACCGGCCCGGTGCGCGATTATATCGGGCAGGCGCTCACCGAGTTTCAGGGCGCGCTCGACAAGCAGGACCCGCGCATCATCGCCGACGCGCGCGACGCGCTGGGCGGGCTGCTTGACCAGATCGAGGCCAATCCGCCGCTATGA
- the pgmG gene encoding phosphoglucomutase/phosphomannomutase PgmG, translating to MQHHFHPTVLREYDIRGIIGETLGADDARAIGRAFGTLLREAGGKTVAVGYDGRVSSPMLEHALVEGLTASGCDVVRIGLAATPMLYYAEASAEQVDGGIQITGSHNPPNYNGFKMVFLGRPFFGADIQKLGKLAADGAFASGMGSVTTRDILGEYVERLLDGLAGIDPEALEKIRVGWDAGNGAAGPALEALAARLPGEHHLLFTDVDGHFPNHHPDPTVEANLTDLRALVAAKNLDFGVAFDGDGDRIGAIDGTGRVIWGDQLLMIYAEDLLKNRPNATIIADVKASRALFDRVAELGGEPLMWKTGHSLIKSKMKETGAPLAGEMSGHVFFADEYYGYDDALYAGVRLLAAAARLGKSVTELRSAIPPMLNTPELRFQVDEARKFAAMAEIAERLATAPGPEVESVNTTDGVRVNTKDGWWLLRASNTQDVLVARAESDTQAGLDRLLAQIDAQLAASGLERGESVGH from the coding sequence ATGCAACATCATTTCCACCCGACCGTGCTGCGCGAATACGACATTCGCGGGATCATTGGCGAAACCCTAGGCGCCGATGATGCGCGGGCGATCGGCCGGGCGTTTGGCACGCTGCTGCGCGAGGCGGGCGGGAAGACCGTTGCGGTGGGTTACGACGGGCGCGTGAGTTCGCCCATGCTCGAACACGCGCTGGTCGAGGGGCTGACGGCGAGCGGTTGCGATGTCGTGCGGATCGGCCTCGCGGCGACGCCGATGCTCTATTACGCCGAAGCCTCAGCCGAACAGGTGGATGGCGGCATTCAGATAACTGGCAGCCACAATCCCCCCAATTACAATGGCTTCAAGATGGTATTTCTTGGCCGGCCGTTCTTCGGCGCCGATATCCAGAAGCTCGGGAAACTGGCAGCAGACGGCGCGTTCGCCAGCGGCATGGGCAGCGTCACCACGCGCGACATCCTCGGCGAGTATGTCGAGCGTCTGCTCGATGGGCTGGCCGGGATCGATCCCGAGGCGCTGGAGAAGATCCGCGTCGGCTGGGATGCGGGCAACGGCGCGGCTGGCCCCGCGCTCGAAGCGCTGGCGGCCCGGCTGCCGGGAGAACATCATCTGCTGTTTACTGATGTTGATGGACATTTTCCAAACCACCATCCTGATCCGACTGTGGAAGCCAATCTGACCGATCTGCGTGCGCTCGTCGCGGCAAAGAACCTCGATTTCGGAGTGGCTTTCGACGGGGATGGCGACCGGATCGGGGCGATCGACGGCACGGGCCGGGTGATCTGGGGCGATCAGCTGCTGATGATCTATGCCGAGGATCTGCTCAAAAACCGTCCGAATGCGACGATTATCGCCGATGTGAAGGCCAGCCGGGCGCTGTTCGACCGCGTGGCCGAACTCGGCGGCGAGCCGCTGATGTGGAAGACCGGCCACTCGCTGATCAAATCCAAAATGAAGGAAACTGGTGCGCCATTGGCGGGCGAGATGAGCGGCCATGTGTTCTTTGCGGACGAATATTACGGCTATGACGATGCGCTCTATGCTGGGGTGCGCCTGCTGGCGGCGGCGGCGCGACTCGGCAAATCGGTGACCGAACTGCGCTCCGCGATCCCGCCGATGCTCAACACCCCCGAACTGCGCTTTCAGGTCGATGAGGCGCGCAAATTCGCCGCGATGGCCGAAATCGCCGAGCGGCTTGCCACGGCGCCGGGGCCGGAGGTTGAAAGCGTCAACACCACCGATGGCGTGCGGGTGAACACGAAGGACGGCTGGTGGCTGCTGCGCGCGTCCAACACGCAGGACGTGCTGGTGGCCCGGGCGGAAAGCGACACGCAGGCGGGGCTCGACCGGCTGCTCGCGCAGATCGACGCGCAGCTTGCCGCATCAGGCCTCGAACGGGGCGAGAGCGTCGGCCACTAG
- a CDS encoding J domain-containing protein, whose product MLRAVILIAVACFFCRWATGKWPWDFLRPTPTRSQAIFRARKLLGVEAGAGRDEIIAAHRRLVTLVHPDKGGTTAAMQEANAARDLLLAELPGAPLPTSDDDGLR is encoded by the coding sequence ATGCTGCGCGCGGTGATCCTGATTGCGGTGGCGTGCTTCTTCTGCCGCTGGGCGACCGGCAAATGGCCGTGGGATTTCCTGCGACCCACGCCGACCCGCAGCCAGGCGATCTTCCGCGCGCGCAAGCTGCTCGGGGTCGAGGCCGGGGCGGGGCGGGACGAGATTATCGCTGCCCATCGCCGGCTGGTGACGCTGGTCCATCCCGACAAGGGCGGCACCACGGCCGCGATGCAGGAAGCCAATGCGGCGCGCGATCTGCTGCTGGCCGAACTGCCGGGCGCACCGCTGCCGACTTCGGATGATGATGGCCTGCGGTAA
- a CDS encoding division plane positioning ATPase MipZ, with product MPPASSVQPAEPVLAGRRLRKGQAHRIVFANEKGGTGKSTTAVHVAVALSYLGARVAAIDLDPRQRTTHRYIENRLATLEKRGLTLPTPACEVFRGETTGDLIAMIRRMEASCDFLIVDNPGRDDPFARIAVEHADTLVTPMNDSFVDFDLIGQVDAETFKVRKLSFFAELIWEARMKRSRMTIEQQRPEMDWIVVRNRTGHVEARNQARLHKALNEMAKRVGFRVTQGLSERVIYRELFPSGLTLLDKGHLGDLGTSHLVARQELRALVKALSLPAFDREQGELELA from the coding sequence ATGCCGCCTGCATCGAGCGTCCAGCCTGCCGAACCCGTGCTCGCCGGGCGTCGCCTGCGCAAGGGGCAGGCGCATCGCATCGTCTTTGCCAATGAAAAGGGCGGCACCGGCAAGTCGACCACGGCGGTGCACGTGGCGGTGGCGCTGTCCTATCTGGGCGCGCGGGTGGCCGCGATCGACCTCGATCCGCGCCAGCGCACCACGCATCGCTACATCGAGAACCGGCTCGCGACGCTCGAAAAGCGCGGCCTCACGCTGCCGACCCCGGCGTGCGAGGTGTTTCGCGGGGAGACCACCGGCGATCTGATCGCGATGATCCGGCGGATGGAAGCCTCGTGCGATTTCCTCATCGTCGACAATCCGGGGCGCGATGATCCCTTCGCGCGGATCGCGGTCGAACACGCCGATACGCTGGTGACCCCGATGAACGACAGCTTCGTCGATTTCGACCTGATCGGGCAGGTCGATGCCGAGACCTTCAAGGTGCGCAAGCTTTCGTTCTTTGCCGAGTTGATCTGGGAGGCGCGGATGAAGCGCAGCCGGATGACGATCGAGCAGCAGCGGCCCGAGATGGACTGGATCGTGGTGCGCAACCGCACCGGCCACGTCGAGGCGCGCAACCAGGCGCGTCTGCACAAGGCGCTGAACGAGATGGCCAAGCGCGTCGGTTTCCGGGTGACGCAAGGCCTGTCGGAGCGCGTGATCTATCGCGAGCTGTTCCCGAGCGGGCTGACCTTGCTCGACAAGGGGCACCTCGGCGATCTTGGCACCAGCCACCTCGTCGCGCGGCAGGAGTTGCGCGCGCTGGTGAAGGCCTTGAGCCTGCCGGCCTTCGATCGTGAACAAGGGGAGCTGGAGTTGGCCTGA